The genomic interval CCAATCAATGCCACGAGAACAATAATACTAATCAGTAAGAGAAGAAGTTTTTTATTAAAAAACTGTGGCATGGTGTCTACACCTCAATTTACTTTAGTTTACTAAGAAAGCACAAGGCGCCCGACTATTGGCGACAAGTGCTGAAAAACCAGAAGGTGAAGTTTCACTTCATCGACTGGTTAGACAACTTGAAGGGCCTAGGTATGGAACACGGCTGCACTCCTTTTTAGGCGACTGCCTAAAGCGGCTCATCGTTTTCCTAATACCATAAAAAAATCGGCTCTTTACCAAAATTTCGAGCCGACTTCCTCTACATCAAACACATTTACCTATCGTAATCATTCGTTCACATTTCATGTGTATAGCTGATCCTACAGCGTGTAACAAAAAACCGAATATGACCTTATAGAAATGTGCAGTTACAGCCTTGCCTTCCGAAGATAGTTAATCTTATTTTTATCCAAACAGTACGAATATAATTAGCGAGAATCTTTTGATTTTGTTTTAAATAAATGAATATGATCTAACGCTTTACCTGTTCCAATAGCTACACAGTCTAATGGATTTTCTGCAATGATCACAGGCATTTGTGTTTCCGCGCTAATTACTTTATCTAAATTGCGTAATAATGCTCCACCGCCGGTTAAAACAATTCCACGATCCATAATATCCGCACCAAGCTCTGGCGGTGTTTTTTCTAATGTATTTTTGACCGATTCTACAATCGCTGATACCGTATCACGTAAAGCTTGTGAAATTTCTTCTGCCGTAATTTCAATTGTTTTTGGTAACCCTGTTAATAAATCGCGGCCACGAATCTCCATGTTCGGGATGTCTGTTGTGTCGCCAGCAGAACCGATTTCCATTTTAATCGCTTCAGATGTACGATCACCAATCATTAAATTATAATGTTTACGAATATACGCGACAATCGCTTCATCCATTTCATCACCCGCAACACGAACGGATTGGCTTGTTACAATTCCTCCAAGAGAAATAATCGCAACTTCTGTCGTTCCCCCACCGATATCAACAACCATGCTGCCTGTAGGCTCCCAAACAGGCAAATCCGCACCAATTGCCGCTGCAAATGGTTCTTCAATCGGATAAGCATCACGTGCACCTGCTTGTCTTGCTGCATCAATAACCGCACGCTGTTCTACTGCCGTAATCCCCGATGGTACACAAATCATTACATAAGGTTTATTACCAAACACACCTTTTTTTTGCGCTTCCTTCATGTAATATTTTAGCATTGCAGCTGTCGTTTCATGATCCGCAATTACACCATCTTTCATCGGACGAAGAGCCACAACATTTCCCGGAGTTCGTCCAATCATGTTTTTCGCATCATTCCCAACAGCGACAATTTGTTTCGTATCTGTTTGTACAGCAACAACAGACGGCTCTCGTACTACAATTCCTTTTCCTTTTACATAAACAAGCGTATTTGCTGTTCCCAAGTCAATTCCAATATCTCTCGCACCAATTCCAAACATCTCCGTATCTCCCTTTCGTAAAAAAAATGCTCTTATATAAGGTCAATGAAAGCTTGTCAATCTTCCCACAATAATTAACTTTGAAAAAGTTTCCTCTTTAAAAATCACAAACAACATTATATCCTATTGACAAAAATTTTGATAGTGTCATAAATAACCTTTTTCCTTTAAGCTCACATATTTATGTTCACCAATAATAAGATGATCTAATAGGTCAATCCCTATTATCTTACCACATTCGACTAGCCTTTTCGTTACTTCAATATCTTCTTTACTTGGAGCCGGATCTCCGGAGGGATGATTATGGAGACAAATGATAGAGGCTGCAGATCTTCGAAAGGCTTCTTTGAATATCTCTCGCGGATGTACAATCGAGGCATTTAAGCTGCCAATAAAAATGGTTCGCTTATGGAGCACTTGATTTTTCGTATTCAAATACAAACAGACAAAATGCTCTTGTGTTAAGAAACGCATCTCTTCCATACAATACTTCGCACCATCTTCCGGGGAGCGAATAACATAACGTTCTTGATTATTGACTCGATGGATGCGTCTACCGAGTTCTACAGCTGCCAACAGTTGCATAGCCTTGGCTTCACCAATTCCTTTAATAGCGGTTAACTCTTCAATCGATGCTTCTTTGAGCAACCGTAATTCCTCAAACGCATCCATCAGTCGGTTAGCCATTTGTAAAACCGACTCTTCCTTCGTACCTGTTCTGAGTAATAAAGCAAATAACTCTTGATCAGAGAGGCTTTCCGGACCATCTTGTAAAAACCTCTCGCGCGGCTTTTCTTCTTTTCGATATTCTCTCATTAACATCAAGCATTCACACTCCTTTATCCACTTAAAGGGAGCGTGCCGAAGTAATAACTGCTCGCCGAAACAAATCCAGTACTAAGTCTTCAGCATGAAGACCATTTTGCTTGCATTGCCTTTAGTTCACGAGCAAGTCTTGAGACAGGAAGACCTACTACCGAAAAATAATCACCTTCAATTTGCTTTACAAACAATGATCCATACCCTTGAATGCCATAGCTGCCGGCTTTGTCAAAAGATTCGCCGCTATCGAGATACTGTTCAATATCCTCTTCCGACAGCTCCCAAAAAGTGACCTTCGTTTTCTCTAAAAACACAGTGCTGTTTTTCTTAAATAGAATCGCTACACCTGTATACACTTCATGTGTTTGTCCTGACAGCTCGGTTAACATTCTTTTCGCATCATTACGGTCAAGCGGCTTTCCTAATATCGTATCGTTTAAAACGACAATCGTATCCGAGCCAATGACCCAATGATCGGAATGTGTACGTGCAATAGCTGACGCTTTACGGAAAGCTAATTCCTTGACGACTTCATCGGCTTTCATCTGTTTTGGAAAATCTTCATTCACATTGGCATTCATACTTTGAAAGGGAATTTGAAGAAGTTTCAGGAGTTCTTTACGACGTGGGGAAGATGAAGCTAAAATCAATGGTTGCATATACGTTAAACACCTTTCTTTTACAATTAGGAGATACTATTTTATCGTACCAAATAAATGAGTGCTCGACAAATTTCTTTATAAAACAATTTTTCACTTCTATAAAAATAGCCGTCGCAAAAGGGAATAGTGGTTCCCCTTTGCGATATTTCCCGAAAAATAATATTAGGAGACAATCGTTTGTAAAAATAGAAGCAGCTTCTCTTGAGCCTCGCTCGCTTGATTTTTTTGTAATAGTTCGCTAGCTTCCATTAATCGCTTCTTACCTTCTTTGTTTCCTGATAACTGCACTCCATTGAGCTGCTTCGTGACTTGCTGCAGGTCTACACTTGAATCAGTATTGCGAAGCTTCGCTGCAGAAAGTTCCGCAAGCGATGAATATACGTCTACAGCCGCATCATCCTCTGCGATTTTCGCTTTAAAACGGATTTCTTTCCAAAATACATCCACATCCTGCGTTTTATATTCAAGAGCAAGCTCCTTCGTGGCAGCTAGACTTTCCGCGACACCTAAAAATAAATAGTATTCGTTTTCCATCTTAAACACTTCGGCTGGAAGTTTCTTTGCCTGAAGAGTCGCCTGCACTTCCTTCGCTGCCTCTTCTGTACTAAATACGCCGCCCTGCACTAAAAAAGTTTGCACCGTTGCCCCTTTACTTGTTTGTTCAACCGGTGGTACGACTGCCGGTGTTTCTTCTTCAACTTCTATCGGTGGAGTAACAGTCTGCTCTGCCGTAATCGTTCGAATAGCAAGAACACCAAGGCTTGTTCCAACAACAATCGCTACAATAGCCAGTATAAACGGAGTCTTTAACTTCCACGGACGACGAGGCTGAGGATAAGGATGAATTTTTCCCTTTTTCTTCGAATTCGGCGCCGGTATAATTTCATTTGGTAGAACCCAATCGAAACTTTCATCTGGCGATTCGACAGCGGCTGCTTCCGTTCGCCCTTCTTCTATAGGAGCTGCCGAATGTTCTTTAAATGATTTCTCTTGACCATTAATTTTAATCGTAAACCCATTCTCTTGATTAGACTTGTCCACGTTTTCTCCCCCCTTCGCAGCATTTTTTTCCATGCTATCATAGAGATCAAAAAAAAGAACAAGACTTTTGTCGTCTTGTTCACAATAGCTTTCGTCAATTTTCTCCATCCACTGGCACTGGAACTTCAATGTTTGTTCCCGCCATTAATATCGTCATATTATTCCACTTTTTAATCAACACTTCTCCCGCTCGGCTATTGTAATAGCGCATCGAGATACGGAAAAGTGTGTCTCCTGGCTGAACTTTATACGTAAACACTTCGTAAGTGATATTGTCTTTTTCTACGATGTTTCCTTTTTCCGCTTCATTCTTTGGCGGAATTTCTACTTTTGGTTCATATAAAGGATTTTCTTTATCACTAGCTGGCGGTGCTTCGTAGTTTGGTAGCTGTTGAACGAGTTCTTCTAATTCCGGATAATAATAGAAAGAAACGACAACCTGAAAAGAAAGATTCTCCGGTTCAACTACTAGTTCTCTTGCTTCTTGTGTGCCTGCGAATTGAAGGCTCTCTACTTTTGCCATACGCGGCAACTGTTCAATCTCTTTCACAAACGTTTCTAATTCTTTATAAGAAGGAGCGATAACCGTCATCTCTGCTTGGATTTGTTTCACACCGCCAGGAAGATTCTCTGCGCCTTCAGCTGTCTTCTCTGTCTCTTTTTCAATACCGAGAGCGTCTTCCGTTTCCGAACTTTGCTGCTCATCTTCCTCTCCTTCTTGAAACGTCAAACTTGTAATCAACGTTCCCGATGCGACCTCCGCTTCTTCAAGAGATAACACAATTTGGTCGGTTAAAGGTTGAACAGGGATTTTTTGTTGCAGCTCACTTGTATTGACTATCTCTTTTTTCGCAGAAGATTGGCCTGTTTCATCTATCATAGCCAATTCTTGCTTTTCTTTTGTAATAGATGCTTCTAATTCATTCACCTTCTGTTGCAACGGCTGAAAGTGGAAGAAGTATACATAAAGTCCACCCCCGATAACAACAACCATCGTTAAGATAAACAAAAGAAGCTTGGATGTTTTAGAAGTCAAGGAGATCCCTCCCCTTCTTGAAGCGCCTTTTCATTCACAACAAAACGATAGGATGCCATATATCTTGGCAATACATTCTCCTCTTCTACTGTATCTTCTTCAGAGGAGATAGATTCTGTCTCTATACTTAATAATTCCGCTTCTTCAATATAAGGGGAGTTCTGCAAGCTTTTTAAATAAAAAGCAGCTTCTCGTGAACTATCGAATTGGATTGACAAATCTGCCGTCTTGCCTTCCGCAAAAGAAAAGTTCATAAAATACCCTCTTTTCGGCAATAAAGAGGTGATATGTTGTAAAAGAAAAGAGGTCGATGTATCCGTTTCTTCCGCCCATGTAATCGCCGCCTTCAATTGCTCCACTCCGTTATCACTTGCGGCTTTAGATAAACTTTGTTCCTTTAATACCTTTTCTTCTTTATATTGTGAAAGCACCGTCTCCAGTTGCCTTTCTTTCGCTACTTGTGTCTGATACATCTTCCACGCAAAAATCCCTGCAGCTACAAGAACGATAACACCAACGAGAATAAAAATGAGAAAAAAGGATGCTTTCTTTTCTTTTTTCTGCAATAAATTTATATCAACTAGCATGTAGACACCTACTTTAATGCAAGACCAATACACTCTGTATACACAGAAGGAATGTTGGTTCCTTTTTTTGTTTGAAAAATCGGTTGCAGCATCGATTGTACGTCCATTTCAAATTCAAACGATTCTTTCATATTCCGATAAAAAGCTTCTATACAAGGATGGTCGCCCATCACTAATAGTTTGGAAATTTCGTATTTACCGCCTGTTAAATTGAAACGATAATAGGAGATAAAACGCTGAATTTCCATCACAATATCACGCGCATGTCCCGCCAGCGTTTCATCGTCATCGTGACATGTATAGTATTCTGCCCCTCTTCTATTCTTAACAATTTCAAACGACTCGTCCGAGAATGATGGGCGGAAATGATGGACAAATACAGGTTTATATTGATGAAAAACAGAAAGAATCATCGTCTTTAAACCGATTTGAACCATCAACACATGTTCATCATTCGTTGCTAACCCAAGATGAAAATAAGTGCGATAAGCGGCTAACATGGATAAGTCAGCCACAACCGGTTTTAATGAAGATTCTCGGAACAGCTCAGAAAACTCTTGCAGCACCGATTCTTTTGAAGCAATCAAAAGCAC from Peribacillus asahii carries:
- a CDS encoding rod shape-determining protein, producing MFGIGARDIGIDLGTANTLVYVKGKGIVVREPSVVAVQTDTKQIVAVGNDAKNMIGRTPGNVVALRPMKDGVIADHETTAAMLKYYMKEAQKKGVFGNKPYVMICVPSGITAVEQRAVIDAARQAGARDAYPIEEPFAAAIGADLPVWEPTGSMVVDIGGGTTEVAIISLGGIVTSQSVRVAGDEMDEAIVAYIRKHYNLMIGDRTSEAIKMEIGSAGDTTDIPNMEIRGRDLLTGLPKTIEITAEEISQALRDTVSAIVESVKNTLEKTPPELGADIMDRGIVLTGGGALLRNLDKVISAETQMPVIIAENPLDCVAIGTGKALDHIHLFKTKSKDSR
- a CDS encoding PilN domain-containing protein, which translates into the protein MLVDINLLQKKEKKASFFLIFILVGVIVLVAAGIFAWKMYQTQVAKERQLETVLSQYKEEKVLKEQSLSKAASDNGVEQLKAAITWAEETDTSTSFLLQHITSLLPKRGYFMNFSFAEGKTADLSIQFDSSREAAFYLKSLQNSPYIEEAELLSIETESISSEEDTVEEENVLPRYMASYRFVVNEKALQEGEGSP
- a CDS encoding LysM peptidoglycan-binding domain-containing protein, which codes for MTSKTSKLLLFILTMVVVIGGGLYVYFFHFQPLQQKVNELEASITKEKQELAMIDETGQSSAKKEIVNTSELQQKIPVQPLTDQIVLSLEEAEVASGTLITSLTFQEGEEDEQQSSETEDALGIEKETEKTAEGAENLPGGVKQIQAEMTVIAPSYKELETFVKEIEQLPRMAKVESLQFAGTQEARELVVEPENLSFQVVVSFYYYPELEELVQQLPNYEAPPASDKENPLYEPKVEIPPKNEAEKGNIVEKDNITYEVFTYKVQPGDTLFRISMRYYNSRAGEVLIKKWNNMTILMAGTNIEVPVPVDGEN
- a CDS encoding Maf family protein → MQPLILASSSPRRKELLKLLQIPFQSMNANVNEDFPKQMKADEVVKELAFRKASAIARTHSDHWVIGSDTIVVLNDTILGKPLDRNDAKRMLTELSGQTHEVYTGVAILFKKNSTVFLEKTKVTFWELSEEDIEQYLDSGESFDKAGSYGIQGYGSLFVKQIEGDYFSVVGLPVSRLARELKAMQAKWSSC
- the radC gene encoding RadC family protein → MLMREYRKEEKPRERFLQDGPESLSDQELFALLLRTGTKEESVLQMANRLMDAFEELRLLKEASIEELTAIKGIGEAKAMQLLAAVELGRRIHRVNNQERYVIRSPEDGAKYCMEEMRFLTQEHFVCLYLNTKNQVLHKRTIFIGSLNASIVHPREIFKEAFRRSAASIICLHNHPSGDPAPSKEDIEVTKRLVECGKIIGIDLLDHLIIGEHKYVSLKEKGYL
- the pilM gene encoding type IV pilus biogenesis protein PilM, with translation MNFLRSNRQHSVHFTISDSYIRFVQSDRNRTFHTYGQKCLPPGVVVEGQIKERDTLGMIIDEMVDNWKLKGSKMSFCVPNEFVILRKTVVPLEIMEEELTGYLYMQLGESIHLPFEDPLLVPVLLKETEENKEVLLIASKESVLQEFSELFRESSLKPVVADLSMLAAYRTYFHLGLATNDEHVLMVQIGLKTMILSVFHQYKPVFVHHFRPSFSDESFEIVKNRRGAEYYTCHDDDETLAGHARDIVMEIQRFISYYRFNLTGGKYEISKLLVMGDHPCIEAFYRNMKESFEFEMDVQSMLQPIFQTKKGTNIPSVYTECIGLALK